In the Hydractinia symbiolongicarpus strain clone_291-10 chromosome 13, HSymV2.1, whole genome shotgun sequence genome, CAATTCACTTGATATCACTGCAGCTTTTCTTCAGGGAGATGCTATTGAAAGAGAACTGTTTCTACAACCACCAAAAGACACATTGTCATTGGGAACAGTGTGGAAACTAAAGAGATGTTTGTATGGGTTAAACGATGCATCTAGAGCATGGTACAAACGAGTGAGAAGTGAAATGTTGAAACTTGGTGGTGAAATGTGTACCTACGACCCTGCTGTGTTTTACTGGTATAGAGTCAAGCAAATCACTGGAATTCTTGTTTGCCATGTTGATGACTTTGTGTATGGTGGTAGTCCAGCTTTCCACAAAGAAGTTATTGCTAAACTTTTCGAAACGTTCAAAATCAGTACGCAATCAAGCTCAACCTTCAAGTATCTAGGATTAGATGTGGAttaatttaaaagcaaaattaagattaatcaaGTGAGCTATATAGAGTCTTTGATAACTGTTAATATTGAAAATGATGTTAACAATGAACGAAAATTGACTAGCAAGGAAAAGACCATGCTGAGATCGTTGAGTGGGCAAATTGCTTGGGTGGCCGGACAAACCCGCCCTGATGTGGCTTATGATAGTTGCCAAACGTCTAATTATGGCAAGGAACCTACagttcaaaatttgaaagatgCCAACAAGATTATTCGAAAAATTAAGAGCAAGCATGTTGCAATAACCATTGCCAAAAttgcaaatatgaaaaattgtgaaattatttGCTACACAGATGCAACTCATGCCAGTTTGAAGTGTGGATCATCACAAGGTGCATTCATCATATTTGTGAAACACCTGAGCGAAGTTATACCAATCTGCTGGCAATCAAAAAAACTACAAAGGGTAACCAAAAGCCCAATTGCTTCGGAAACACTTGCTCTGAGTGAAGGAGCTGATGCTAGTTTTTATTTGGCCAATGTCATACAGCAAATCTGCAAGTTGACGAAGGTTCCAAAGATCACTTGTATTATCGACAACAAGTCATTATTTGAAACCTTGAAAACGACAAATGTCACAAAGGATTTGAGATTGCGAGTTGATATAGCCAGATTGAGGCAGATGGTGGAACAAGATGAGATTACTGTCAAGTGGGTTGAAGGAAAACACCAATTAGCCGACTGCTTGACAAAACATGGAGCGTCTCCAAACAAGTTGCTTGAGGTTTTGGAGACATCCAAAATATCTCTACAATAATTGATTGTAGTGATtaccgttgtgttttttttgatgattttaatttgtttgtcatGTTGACtatgacaaacagttgcagcatgcaatttgatattctacttgtgttggctttaaaattgtgttactGGTGGCAATGTTGATATTGCGATttgtgttaattctgttgttatctttcagtAACCAATACAATAGTATTAGAGACTGGTGAAGCCTTCAAGTTACCTCATCAAGGTAAGAATCAATTAACATTTAGGTCCCTTACATTGatgaatttctttgtttacatttttagcagTAAGCTCTTTCAGCCCTGGTTATCCGCATGGCAGGATAACCAGGGTAATAGGTgaagtaatgttttttttagtccATTTTATCACATGAAGGCATTGTTATGGCTTTAATGAGAACTATTCGAAAGTTAAAGTATTCAATAATACTTTAAAACCTCAAATGATGTTTCTGTGAAAAGAAATCCATCACAGGGTAAAAGCCTCTCTTCACTAAATCCTACCTTTTTTCCTGCCAAGCAAATGCCATAGCCAAAGAGCttaccgctaaaaagtaaaaaaaaatgtcaagttAGAATCCATCTGGTTTGTTGGTAAGTCAACTTACCAACAAACCAGCAACTAAGACAGGCTAATCAATATCCAAAACTATCacaaacaataatttttattcttcttttattCTTCAGTTTCTGGTAaatagaccatttcggagattatACGCCATTATTGATTTGCGGAACTCtgtggtgcaagttgaactttggactTCACGTTTTTTTCAGTCTTTTGCCTAACAGACATGCTGGCGGCAGGACAGTTTTGCTTTTTGTTGTCAGTTTTTATGTTTGTGATactaattttatgatatatattttaaaaaatacttttattatgcactttttgtacttttaatttctttttgtacaataaagACAATTTAATGGAGCTAAACAcagtttagctcatgttaattgcagtTCCCAATACTTGATATTTGCTATGCAGTTTGGATTTGTAATAAATTCTATTGTCAAGAAAATAGAGCATATTCTTTTGTTTGTAGTTACATAATGGAACAACCATCAGAAAGACTGACAGAAAAATACTCAATGGAATTGTCTGTGCCATTTCCAACAAATCGGCTAGCAGAAATTGCCTATAACACATTACGAGTTGATAAAGAGCCCAAAAAGGGTGGCTGTACAAAGATAGTTGGTGTGGACGAAAACAAGTTGTCAATTACTCTTGAAGCCCAAGAAGCAAGAACTCTAAGAGTAGCATCTAATTCTATTTTGGACTTCCTTGCACTTATCACCGATACAATAGCAAGATTCGACCCCCAACTTGAGAATGCTTGagtctttaaaataattttttgtgtcAATCAAGATGTAACAAGGCAAAAATATGCGGTGGAGAAGTTGTAATGATTGTACTGTAATGTGCCAGATCACTTAATGGGCAAACACTTAAGAGAAACATTTCTTTATTTGTCATATGTTCGCATTTTCAACATTGCGTTTATTGTCGCCTTATACATTCACACTATGTCTTCTActtatgtgagattgttatgcttaaggtggcagtaacccttttaaaaatcggaattttttttgtacataattagttaagaaaggttattttcagactatatatccatgttttttctgttatataacacacttgtcacgattttatggctaaaatactattatctttcacctaaaatattcagcctcaacaattcttctttaaaataaaatccatGAATTATTACCGAATATAGTTTACAGAAATAAATGACTAATTATTCAAGAGAAgcgttaataaaaacaaagatggcACATTGTGTAGAAATTTAAGACAATTtttattatgctacactgcatgagttttaactttcgatagcattttcgttttactttaaaattttcagacatgcttggtgaatcaCGCAGTCATGATACGGTGTGTGGAAATCCTTTTATtcggaatatttttcttttaacagcgttcgatgctgcaggggatgctaacaaagaatcttctgaaaaaaaacaaaaggctattgttaaaaaaataaaaattaacaaaaaaaatcctcacactgttttaacagggttaacccgaagttcatttaaaaacagaaactgATGAAAAATATTGAGATTGTAAAAAGTGGGAGCTCACagaagccgatttttttcttgtttttcatacatttttaaaaggaaatttctgctgactcagcaattttagtgttaagttaaaatcactttattatgtattaaggcctatatttctaggaaatagtgaaaaaatggtataaataaaacactgagtgaataattcagctatttggacagctaaaatagggttactgccaccttaattaAAATATCAGCTATTTGGCACAGAAATTTTCAAaggttttttattaataattgtgataaatattCTTTATGTAGAGTGTTTAGTTCACAAAATTTATATACTTCATTTGATGAAACAACAAAGTACTATATGTACAAA is a window encoding:
- the LOC130623976 gene encoding uncharacterized protein LOC130623976; this translates as MLAAGQFCFLFYIMEQPSERLTEKYSMELSVPFPTNRLAEIAYNTLRVDKEPKKGGCTKIVGVDENKLSITLEAQEARTLRVASNSILDFLALITDTIARFDPQLENA